From Astyanax mexicanus isolate ESR-SI-001 chromosome 16, AstMex3_surface, whole genome shotgun sequence, one genomic window encodes:
- the znf143a gene encoding zinc finger protein 143a isoform X3, which produces MLLAQAGTKFQHAGGDAQEVTLCLTEGVGISDGDQNIDAVSLQAVTLADGSTAYIQNNIQDASVMEGQIIQLDDGSTAFVHHIAVPKEEPSEWSGTAISDGMGGESLSLEDGQAIQLEDGTTAYIQHTPKESYESSALQAVQLEDGSTAYIQQAVQIPQSNTVLSIQQNGRLSDLHVEGAIDPETISVLEQFTTKIEEIEPFTNAEFITNGQEGVVQMQILLPGHSSRRAVQSGEKSFQCSYEGCGKLYTTAHHLKVHERIHTGDKPYCCDKPGCGKKFATGYGLKSHIRTHTGEKPYCCQELNCKKSFKTSGDLQKHTRIHTGEKPFMCPYEGCGRSFTTSNICKVHVRTHTGERPYHCPEPGCDRAFASATNYKNHIRIHTGERPYVCTVPGCEKRFTEYSSLYKHHVVHTPCKPYCCNHCGKTYKQISTLAMHKRTAHNDSEPIEEEQEGYFEPPAAIDDPSINDVTARGVTGCSEMTHLTSEIEGQDQAQNATETHEAVSNTITMVTQDGSMITLPASESMLSSGEVTMLQEDGTEARMAIMSHDLASFQTKHEGYPVTLLATSNGTQIAVELDDHTSLEEALRIASSLNQEDTE; this is translated from the exons ATGCTGTTGGCGCAGGCTGGCACAAAGTTCCAGCATGCGGGAGGTGATGCCCAGGAGGTCACGCTGTGCCTAACTGAAGGTGTTGGGATTTCAG ATGGTGATCAGAACATTGATGCAGTCAGTCTGCAGGCTGTGACTCTCGCAGATGGTTCAACTGCATATATACAGAATAATATTCAAG ATGCCAGTGTCATGGAAGGGCAGATCATTCAGCTGGATGATGGCTCTACTGCATTCGTTCATCATATTGCTGTACCAAAAG AAGAGCCCAGTGAATGGTCGGGAACAGCTATTTCTGATGGGATGGGAGGTGAAAGCTTGAGTCTGGAGGACGGTCAGGCCATTCAGCTAGAAGATGGGACCACTGCGTACATCCAGCACACTCCCAAAG AGTCGTATGAGTCCAGTGCTCTGCAGGCAGTGCAGCTGGAGGACGGATCCACTGCCTACATCCAGCAGGCTGTTCAAATCCCACAGTCCAACACAGTCCTGTCCATCCAGCAGAACGGCAGGCTGTCTGACTTGCATGTGGAGGGAGCCATTGACCCAGAAACGATCAGCGTGCTGGAACAGTTCACCACTAAg ATAGAAGAAATAGAACCTTTTACAAATGCTGAGTTCATCACAAATGGCCAGGAAGGTGTGGTACAAATGCAG attcttcTCCCGGGTCACAGCAGTCGGCGTGCTGTTCAGTCTGGAGAGAAGTCGTTTCAGTGCAGTTATGAGGGATGTGGTAAACTTTACACCACAGCTCATCACCTCAAA GTACATGAACGAATACACACTGGTGACAAACCTTACTGCTGTGATAAACCAGGCTGTGGAAAGAAGTTTGCTACAG GTTATGGCTTAAAAAGCCACATCAGAACACACACCGGTGAAAAACCGTACTGCTGCCAAGAATTGAACTGCAAAAAATCATTCAAGACCTCTGGAGATCTCCAAAAGCACACCAGAATCCACACAG GAGAGAAGCCGTTCATGTGTCCTTATGAAGGATGTGGGCGATCCTTCACTACCTCCAACATCTGCAAAGTGCACGTCCGCACTCACACAGGGGAGCGGCCGTATCACTGTCCAGAGCCGGGCTGTGACCGGGCCTTCGCTAGTGCAACAAACTACAAAAACCACATCCGGATCCACACTG GAGAGCGTCCATACGTGTGCACTGTTCCCGGCTGTGAGAAGCGCTTTACGGAGTACTCCAGTCTGTATAAACATCATGTGGTTCACACCCCCTGCAAACCCTACTGCTGCAACCACTGCGGGAAGACCTACAAGCAGATTTCCACCCTGGCCATGCACAAGCGCACCGCACACAATGACTCCGAGCCCATcgaggaggagcaggagggctACTTCGAACCTCCAGCAG CCATCGACGATCCCTCCATAAATGACGTCACAGCAAGAGGTGTGACCGGCTGCTCAGAGATGACCCATCTGACCTCTGAAATTGAAGGGCAGGACCAAGCACAAAATGCAACAGAGACCCACGAG GCAGTCAGTAATACCATCACAATGGTAACACAAGATGGCAGCATGATCACTCTTCCAGCCAGCGAGTCCATGCTGTCCTCAGGGGAAGTCACCATGCTGCAGGAAGATGGTACAGAGGCGCGG ATGGCCATCATGTCACATGATTTAGCTTCATTTCAGACCAAACATGAAGGTTACCCAGTTACTCTTCTAGCCACATCTAACGGTACACAGATCGCTGTAGAG
- the znf143a gene encoding zinc finger protein 143a isoform X2 has product MLLAQAGTKFQHAGGDAQEVTLCLTEGVGISDGDQNIDAVSLQAVTLADGSTAYIQNNIQDASVMEGQIIQLDDGSTAFVHHIAVPKEPSEWSGTAISDGMGGESLSLEDGQAIQLEDGTTAYIQHTPKESYESSALQAVQLEDGSTAYIQQAVQIPQSNTVLSIQQNGRLSDLHVEGAIDPETISVLEQFTTKIEEIEPFTNAEFITNGQEGVVQMQILLPGHSSRRAVQSGEKSFQCSYEGCGKLYTTAHHLKVHERIHTGDKPYCCDKPGCGKKFATGYGLKSHIRTHTGEKPYCCQELNCKKSFKTSGDLQKHTRIHTGEKPFMCPYEGCGRSFTTSNICKVHVRTHTGERPYHCPEPGCDRAFASATNYKNHIRIHTGERPYVCTVPGCEKRFTEYSSLYKHHVVHTPCKPYCCNHCGKTYKQISTLAMHKRTAHNDSEPIEEEQEGYFEPPAEAIDDPSINDVTARGVTGCSEMTHLTSEIEGQDQAQNATETHEAVSNTITMVTQDGSMITLPASESMLSSGEVTMLQEDGTEARMAIMSHDLASFQTKHEGYPVTLLATSNGTQIAVELDDHTSLEEALRIASSLNQEDTE; this is encoded by the exons ATGCTGTTGGCGCAGGCTGGCACAAAGTTCCAGCATGCGGGAGGTGATGCCCAGGAGGTCACGCTGTGCCTAACTGAAGGTGTTGGGATTTCAG ATGGTGATCAGAACATTGATGCAGTCAGTCTGCAGGCTGTGACTCTCGCAGATGGTTCAACTGCATATATACAGAATAATATTCAAG ATGCCAGTGTCATGGAAGGGCAGATCATTCAGCTGGATGATGGCTCTACTGCATTCGTTCATCATATTGCTGTACCAAAAG AGCCCAGTGAATGGTCGGGAACAGCTATTTCTGATGGGATGGGAGGTGAAAGCTTGAGTCTGGAGGACGGTCAGGCCATTCAGCTAGAAGATGGGACCACTGCGTACATCCAGCACACTCCCAAAG AGTCGTATGAGTCCAGTGCTCTGCAGGCAGTGCAGCTGGAGGACGGATCCACTGCCTACATCCAGCAGGCTGTTCAAATCCCACAGTCCAACACAGTCCTGTCCATCCAGCAGAACGGCAGGCTGTCTGACTTGCATGTGGAGGGAGCCATTGACCCAGAAACGATCAGCGTGCTGGAACAGTTCACCACTAAg ATAGAAGAAATAGAACCTTTTACAAATGCTGAGTTCATCACAAATGGCCAGGAAGGTGTGGTACAAATGCAG attcttcTCCCGGGTCACAGCAGTCGGCGTGCTGTTCAGTCTGGAGAGAAGTCGTTTCAGTGCAGTTATGAGGGATGTGGTAAACTTTACACCACAGCTCATCACCTCAAA GTACATGAACGAATACACACTGGTGACAAACCTTACTGCTGTGATAAACCAGGCTGTGGAAAGAAGTTTGCTACAG GTTATGGCTTAAAAAGCCACATCAGAACACACACCGGTGAAAAACCGTACTGCTGCCAAGAATTGAACTGCAAAAAATCATTCAAGACCTCTGGAGATCTCCAAAAGCACACCAGAATCCACACAG GAGAGAAGCCGTTCATGTGTCCTTATGAAGGATGTGGGCGATCCTTCACTACCTCCAACATCTGCAAAGTGCACGTCCGCACTCACACAGGGGAGCGGCCGTATCACTGTCCAGAGCCGGGCTGTGACCGGGCCTTCGCTAGTGCAACAAACTACAAAAACCACATCCGGATCCACACTG GAGAGCGTCCATACGTGTGCACTGTTCCCGGCTGTGAGAAGCGCTTTACGGAGTACTCCAGTCTGTATAAACATCATGTGGTTCACACCCCCTGCAAACCCTACTGCTGCAACCACTGCGGGAAGACCTACAAGCAGATTTCCACCCTGGCCATGCACAAGCGCACCGCACACAATGACTCCGAGCCCATcgaggaggagcaggagggctACTTCGAACCTCCAGCAG AAGCCATCGACGATCCCTCCATAAATGACGTCACAGCAAGAGGTGTGACCGGCTGCTCAGAGATGACCCATCTGACCTCTGAAATTGAAGGGCAGGACCAAGCACAAAATGCAACAGAGACCCACGAG GCAGTCAGTAATACCATCACAATGGTAACACAAGATGGCAGCATGATCACTCTTCCAGCCAGCGAGTCCATGCTGTCCTCAGGGGAAGTCACCATGCTGCAGGAAGATGGTACAGAGGCGCGG ATGGCCATCATGTCACATGATTTAGCTTCATTTCAGACCAAACATGAAGGTTACCCAGTTACTCTTCTAGCCACATCTAACGGTACACAGATCGCTGTAGAG
- the znf143a gene encoding zinc finger protein 143a isoform X1: MLLAQAGTKFQHAGGDAQEVTLCLTEGVGISDGDQNIDAVSLQAVTLADGSTAYIQNNIQDASVMEGQIIQLDDGSTAFVHHIAVPKEEPSEWSGTAISDGMGGESLSLEDGQAIQLEDGTTAYIQHTPKESYESSALQAVQLEDGSTAYIQQAVQIPQSNTVLSIQQNGRLSDLHVEGAIDPETISVLEQFTTKIEEIEPFTNAEFITNGQEGVVQMQILLPGHSSRRAVQSGEKSFQCSYEGCGKLYTTAHHLKVHERIHTGDKPYCCDKPGCGKKFATGYGLKSHIRTHTGEKPYCCQELNCKKSFKTSGDLQKHTRIHTGEKPFMCPYEGCGRSFTTSNICKVHVRTHTGERPYHCPEPGCDRAFASATNYKNHIRIHTGERPYVCTVPGCEKRFTEYSSLYKHHVVHTPCKPYCCNHCGKTYKQISTLAMHKRTAHNDSEPIEEEQEGYFEPPAEAIDDPSINDVTARGVTGCSEMTHLTSEIEGQDQAQNATETHEAVSNTITMVTQDGSMITLPASESMLSSGEVTMLQEDGTEARMAIMSHDLASFQTKHEGYPVTLLATSNGTQIAVELDDHTSLEEALRIASSLNQEDTE; the protein is encoded by the exons ATGCTGTTGGCGCAGGCTGGCACAAAGTTCCAGCATGCGGGAGGTGATGCCCAGGAGGTCACGCTGTGCCTAACTGAAGGTGTTGGGATTTCAG ATGGTGATCAGAACATTGATGCAGTCAGTCTGCAGGCTGTGACTCTCGCAGATGGTTCAACTGCATATATACAGAATAATATTCAAG ATGCCAGTGTCATGGAAGGGCAGATCATTCAGCTGGATGATGGCTCTACTGCATTCGTTCATCATATTGCTGTACCAAAAG AAGAGCCCAGTGAATGGTCGGGAACAGCTATTTCTGATGGGATGGGAGGTGAAAGCTTGAGTCTGGAGGACGGTCAGGCCATTCAGCTAGAAGATGGGACCACTGCGTACATCCAGCACACTCCCAAAG AGTCGTATGAGTCCAGTGCTCTGCAGGCAGTGCAGCTGGAGGACGGATCCACTGCCTACATCCAGCAGGCTGTTCAAATCCCACAGTCCAACACAGTCCTGTCCATCCAGCAGAACGGCAGGCTGTCTGACTTGCATGTGGAGGGAGCCATTGACCCAGAAACGATCAGCGTGCTGGAACAGTTCACCACTAAg ATAGAAGAAATAGAACCTTTTACAAATGCTGAGTTCATCACAAATGGCCAGGAAGGTGTGGTACAAATGCAG attcttcTCCCGGGTCACAGCAGTCGGCGTGCTGTTCAGTCTGGAGAGAAGTCGTTTCAGTGCAGTTATGAGGGATGTGGTAAACTTTACACCACAGCTCATCACCTCAAA GTACATGAACGAATACACACTGGTGACAAACCTTACTGCTGTGATAAACCAGGCTGTGGAAAGAAGTTTGCTACAG GTTATGGCTTAAAAAGCCACATCAGAACACACACCGGTGAAAAACCGTACTGCTGCCAAGAATTGAACTGCAAAAAATCATTCAAGACCTCTGGAGATCTCCAAAAGCACACCAGAATCCACACAG GAGAGAAGCCGTTCATGTGTCCTTATGAAGGATGTGGGCGATCCTTCACTACCTCCAACATCTGCAAAGTGCACGTCCGCACTCACACAGGGGAGCGGCCGTATCACTGTCCAGAGCCGGGCTGTGACCGGGCCTTCGCTAGTGCAACAAACTACAAAAACCACATCCGGATCCACACTG GAGAGCGTCCATACGTGTGCACTGTTCCCGGCTGTGAGAAGCGCTTTACGGAGTACTCCAGTCTGTATAAACATCATGTGGTTCACACCCCCTGCAAACCCTACTGCTGCAACCACTGCGGGAAGACCTACAAGCAGATTTCCACCCTGGCCATGCACAAGCGCACCGCACACAATGACTCCGAGCCCATcgaggaggagcaggagggctACTTCGAACCTCCAGCAG AAGCCATCGACGATCCCTCCATAAATGACGTCACAGCAAGAGGTGTGACCGGCTGCTCAGAGATGACCCATCTGACCTCTGAAATTGAAGGGCAGGACCAAGCACAAAATGCAACAGAGACCCACGAG GCAGTCAGTAATACCATCACAATGGTAACACAAGATGGCAGCATGATCACTCTTCCAGCCAGCGAGTCCATGCTGTCCTCAGGGGAAGTCACCATGCTGCAGGAAGATGGTACAGAGGCGCGG ATGGCCATCATGTCACATGATTTAGCTTCATTTCAGACCAAACATGAAGGTTACCCAGTTACTCTTCTAGCCACATCTAACGGTACACAGATCGCTGTAGAG